The following are encoded in a window of Qipengyuania soli genomic DNA:
- a CDS encoding VOC family protein, giving the protein MSLRPFHLAFPVDDLAAARAFYGQAMGCAEGRSSDEWIDFDFYGHQIVAHLAPGQAGDRAANHVDGHGVPVPHFGIVLKMEDWEELAGRLTAAGVEFAIPPTIRFKGQPGEQATMFFRDPSGNALEMKAFASDDMLFAT; this is encoded by the coding sequence ATGAGCCTGCGCCCTTTCCACCTCGCCTTTCCCGTCGACGATCTCGCCGCCGCACGCGCATTCTATGGCCAGGCCATGGGCTGTGCCGAAGGCCGCAGCAGCGATGAGTGGATCGACTTCGACTTCTACGGCCACCAGATCGTCGCGCACCTCGCGCCGGGCCAGGCAGGCGATCGCGCTGCCAATCACGTCGACGGCCACGGCGTGCCGGTGCCGCATTTCGGCATCGTTCTGAAAATGGAGGACTGGGAGGAACTCGCCGGGCGACTGACTGCAGCAGGCGTCGAATTCGCGATCCCCCCGACGATCCGCTTCAAGGGCCAGCCCGGCGAGCAGGCGACGATGTTTTTCCGCGACCCGAGTGGAAATGCGCTGGAGATGAAGGCCTTCGCCAGCGACGATATGCTTTTCGCGACCTAG
- a CDS encoding YifB family Mg chelatase-like AAA ATPase — MVALVKTVAYLGLEARGVEVQCSVAPGLPNFNIVGLADKAVGESKERVRAALAGMGLALPPKRITINLSPADLPKEGSHYDLPIALALLAAMGVTDAEQLCDWIAVGELALDARIVPSPGVLLAAIHASEADVGLICPRAQGSEARWASDIPVCAAPDLTSLLNHLKGTQRLPDPEPGLVDEPGIGPDLKQVKGQETAKRALEIAAAGGHNLLMVGPPGAGKSLLASCLPGILPPLTPPEALEVSMVQSVAGTLEDGRISRARPFRAPHHSASMAALTGGGLRVKPGEVSLAHLGVLFLDELPEFQRAVLDSLRQPLETGKVDVARANAHVTFPANVQLVAAMNPCRCGHLGDAALACSRAPRCAADYQSKVSGPMLDRIDLHVEVDPVSAMDLALPPPAEGSAEVAARVLKARAIQTGRAEQTRARTNADLQGDALEKFATPDEPGRQLLMQAASAMRLSARGYTRMLRVARTIADLAGMETVGRIHIAEALSYRRHAPRA; from the coding sequence CTGGTCGCACTGGTCAAAACGGTCGCTTACCTCGGGCTGGAAGCCCGCGGGGTAGAGGTGCAATGCTCGGTCGCGCCGGGACTGCCGAACTTCAATATCGTCGGTCTGGCAGACAAGGCGGTGGGGGAGAGCAAGGAACGCGTCCGCGCCGCGCTCGCCGGAATGGGCCTCGCCCTTCCGCCCAAACGGATCACCATCAACCTGTCGCCCGCCGACCTGCCCAAGGAGGGTTCGCACTACGACCTGCCCATCGCACTCGCCCTGCTGGCCGCGATGGGGGTCACCGATGCCGAACAGTTGTGCGACTGGATAGCCGTAGGCGAACTCGCCCTCGATGCGCGGATCGTGCCGTCACCGGGCGTGCTCTTGGCGGCGATCCATGCCAGCGAGGCCGATGTCGGGCTCATCTGCCCCAGGGCCCAGGGTTCCGAAGCGCGGTGGGCGAGCGACATCCCGGTCTGCGCCGCCCCGGACCTTACGAGCCTGCTCAATCACCTCAAGGGCACGCAGCGCCTGCCCGATCCCGAGCCGGGGTTGGTTGACGAGCCGGGCATCGGGCCCGACCTGAAGCAGGTGAAAGGCCAGGAAACCGCCAAGCGTGCGCTCGAGATCGCTGCGGCTGGCGGACACAATCTGCTGATGGTCGGCCCTCCGGGTGCGGGCAAGTCGCTGCTGGCCAGCTGCCTTCCCGGCATCCTCCCGCCACTAACCCCGCCCGAAGCGCTCGAAGTCAGCATGGTCCAGTCGGTTGCGGGGACGCTCGAGGATGGCCGGATCAGCCGTGCGCGGCCGTTCCGCGCGCCGCATCATTCGGCGAGCATGGCTGCACTGACCGGCGGCGGATTGCGAGTGAAGCCGGGAGAGGTAAGCCTCGCGCATCTCGGCGTGCTGTTCCTCGACGAACTGCCCGAATTCCAGCGCGCGGTGCTCGATTCGCTGCGCCAGCCGCTCGAAACCGGGAAGGTCGACGTCGCGCGTGCCAATGCTCACGTGACATTTCCCGCCAACGTCCAGCTGGTCGCTGCGATGAATCCGTGCCGTTGCGGGCACCTGGGGGATGCGGCGCTGGCGTGCAGCCGTGCGCCGCGATGCGCCGCCGACTACCAGAGCAAGGTGTCCGGTCCGATGCTCGACCGGATCGACCTGCATGTGGAGGTCGATCCGGTGAGTGCCATGGACCTCGCTCTGCCCCCGCCTGCCGAAGGGAGCGCGGAGGTAGCCGCCCGGGTGCTCAAGGCGCGCGCGATTCAGACCGGGCGCGCGGAGCAAACGCGCGCGCGAACCAATGCCGACCTGCAGGGCGATGCTCTAGAGAAGTTCGCGACGCCCGACGAGCCTGGCCGCCAGCTACTGATGCAGGCGGCGAGCGCGATGCGCCTGTCGGCCCGCGGCTACACGCGGATGCTGCGCGTCGCGCGCACGATCGCCGACCTTGCGGGAATGGAAACGGTCGGTCGC
- the yidC gene encoding membrane protein insertase YidC, protein MENQRNLILAIALSFLLLIGWDYAMNYFYPQPEQALVEDKADTPSEQAATAKTQHTRTGGLVDPTLQALEKADLKTALSSPDRVKIDGPRVAGSINLKGGVVDDIVLKDHMEGTGKDSEPVRIFSPNGTPAQQFAQFGWVGSNLKVPGPQTVWTADGKVLTKEAPVTLTWDNGEGLTYAIRYSIDDNYMLTAAQSVSNGGTNPVVLQPFGLVNRTSKTASQDIWIAHSGPMGVFGDTADYDIDYSTLDEDKKVTPEGRTRWAGFTDIYWLSALVPQDGLAPETTFRAMGNETYRADMIYEPVTVPAGKKLTTTSRLYAGAKESVVLDQYQNAGIEKFGFAIEWGWFRWFEKPMLWLLRTLFEAVGNFGIAIILLTVIVRGLMFPIAQKGFASMASMKAIQPKMKAIQEKYKDDKQKQQMEIMELYKREKVNPVAGCLPMLLQIPVFFALYKVLVLGIEMRHQKFLWISDLSAPDPANLAALLSIGGITVPSWLMMIFGLGVLGVLLGVTMWLTFKLNPSAMDPVQQQIFNIMPWVLMFVMAPFAAGLLLYWVTSNILTLAQQKYLYSKHPQLKAAADEEKAAKAREAAKAG, encoded by the coding sequence TTGGAAAACCAGCGCAACCTGATCCTGGCCATCGCGCTTTCATTCCTGCTCCTCATCGGGTGGGACTATGCGATGAACTACTTCTACCCCCAGCCCGAGCAGGCGCTGGTAGAGGACAAGGCCGACACTCCCAGCGAGCAGGCGGCCACCGCCAAGACCCAGCACACCCGCACCGGCGGGCTCGTCGACCCGACGCTGCAGGCGCTCGAGAAGGCGGATCTCAAGACCGCGCTTTCCTCGCCCGACCGCGTGAAGATCGATGGGCCGCGCGTGGCCGGGTCGATCAACCTCAAGGGCGGCGTGGTCGATGACATCGTGCTCAAGGACCACATGGAAGGCACCGGCAAGGATAGCGAACCGGTTCGCATCTTCTCCCCCAACGGCACGCCCGCGCAGCAGTTCGCCCAGTTCGGCTGGGTCGGCTCCAACCTCAAGGTACCCGGTCCCCAGACCGTCTGGACCGCCGACGGCAAGGTGCTGACCAAGGAAGCGCCGGTCACCCTGACCTGGGACAATGGCGAAGGGCTGACCTACGCCATCCGCTATTCGATCGATGACAACTACATGCTCACCGCCGCGCAGTCGGTGTCCAACGGCGGTACCAATCCGGTGGTCCTCCAGCCGTTCGGCCTGGTCAACCGCACCAGCAAGACTGCCAGCCAGGACATCTGGATCGCGCATTCGGGCCCGATGGGCGTGTTCGGCGACACCGCCGATTACGACATCGATTATTCCACGCTCGACGAGGACAAGAAGGTCACTCCCGAAGGACGCACGCGCTGGGCGGGATTCACCGACATCTACTGGCTTTCGGCGCTTGTCCCGCAGGACGGCCTTGCGCCCGAAACCACTTTCCGCGCCATGGGCAACGAGACCTATCGCGCCGACATGATCTACGAACCGGTCACCGTTCCTGCCGGCAAGAAGCTCACCACCACCTCGCGGCTCTATGCCGGTGCGAAGGAAAGCGTGGTGCTCGACCAGTATCAGAATGCGGGGATCGAGAAGTTCGGCTTCGCCATCGAGTGGGGCTGGTTCCGCTGGTTCGAAAAGCCGATGCTGTGGCTGTTGCGGACGCTGTTCGAAGCGGTCGGCAACTTCGGCATCGCCATCATCCTGCTGACCGTGATCGTGCGCGGCCTGATGTTCCCGATCGCCCAGAAGGGCTTCGCCTCTATGGCTTCGATGAAGGCCATCCAGCCGAAGATGAAGGCGATCCAGGAGAAGTACAAGGACGACAAGCAGAAGCAGCAGATGGAGATCATGGAGCTCTACAAGCGCGAGAAGGTAAACCCGGTCGCGGGCTGCCTTCCCATGCTGCTGCAGATCCCGGTCTTCTTCGCGCTCTACAAGGTGCTCGTGCTAGGCATCGAGATGCGCCACCAGAAGTTCCTCTGGATCAGCGACCTTTCGGCGCCCGATCCGGCGAACCTTGCCGCGCTGCTCTCGATCGGCGGGATCACCGTGCCGAGCTGGCTGATGATGATCTTCGGCCTCGGCGTGCTGGGCGTGCTGCTCGGCGTGACGATGTGGCTGACCTTCAAGCTCAACCCCAGCGCGATGGACCCCGTGCAGCAGCAGATCTTCAACATCATGCCCTGGGTGCTGATGTTCGTCATGGCTCCGTTCGCGGCGGGCCTGCTGCTCTACTGGGTCACCTCGAACATCCTGACGCTGGCACAGCAGAAGTACCTTTATTCCAAGCATCCGCAGCTCAAGGCCGCGGCTGACGAGGAAAAGGCTGCAAAGGCCAGGGAAGCGGCCAAGGCAGGCTGA
- the dapE gene encoding succinyl-diaminopimelate desuccinylase, which produces MTQVLDFAKRLIAAPSVTPATGAVFDAFESLLAPFGFEIKRFIRGDGAPGTPDAPVENLFAIRHGPPGSKHFAFAGHLDVVPPGQGWTTGAFEPEVRGDLLYGRGAVDMKGSIACMVDAVADIPADAGTISFIITGDEEGPALHGTRALIDFMAAAGHTPDLCLVGEPTSVHRLGDMMKIGRRGSLNIWLEVEGKEGHVAYPHLADNPIPKLVAMLAELDALVLDEGNDWFQPSNLEITDMEVGNPATNVIPSHARARLSIRFNDNHTGAELSALVTEIAERHGGTARPVISGEPFLTPLGEFSAIVAEAVKAETGIDPEPSTTGGTSDARFLRAVCPVIEFGLCNATMHKRDEAVAIEDLAVLARIYRRIALAALAR; this is translated from the coding sequence ATGACCCAAGTCCTCGACTTCGCCAAGCGGCTGATTGCCGCGCCCAGCGTAACGCCTGCGACAGGCGCAGTGTTTGATGCGTTCGAGTCACTGCTCGCTCCGTTCGGCTTTGAGATAAAGCGTTTCATTCGCGGCGACGGCGCACCCGGGACGCCCGATGCTCCCGTCGAAAACCTCTTCGCGATCCGCCATGGCCCGCCGGGTTCAAAGCACTTCGCTTTTGCCGGGCACCTCGACGTCGTGCCTCCCGGCCAAGGCTGGACCACCGGCGCCTTCGAACCCGAAGTCCGCGGAGACCTGCTCTACGGTCGCGGCGCGGTCGACATGAAGGGCTCTATCGCCTGCATGGTGGATGCAGTTGCCGACATCCCTGCCGACGCTGGTACGATCAGCTTCATCATTACCGGGGACGAAGAAGGTCCGGCACTCCACGGCACGCGCGCGCTCATCGACTTCATGGCCGCGGCAGGTCACACGCCCGACCTGTGCCTCGTCGGCGAACCGACCAGCGTCCATCGCCTCGGCGACATGATGAAGATCGGACGGCGCGGTTCGCTCAACATCTGGCTCGAGGTGGAGGGAAAGGAAGGGCATGTCGCCTATCCCCACCTCGCCGACAACCCGATCCCGAAGCTCGTTGCGATGCTCGCTGAACTCGACGCCCTCGTGCTCGATGAGGGGAACGACTGGTTCCAGCCGTCGAACCTCGAGATCACGGACATGGAGGTCGGTAATCCAGCCACCAACGTCATTCCCTCGCATGCCAGAGCGCGCCTCTCGATCCGGTTCAATGACAATCATACCGGCGCGGAGTTGTCTGCACTCGTCACCGAGATTGCGGAACGACATGGCGGCACGGCGCGCCCCGTCATTTCGGGCGAACCCTTCCTCACACCGCTTGGCGAATTCAGCGCCATCGTCGCCGAGGCCGTGAAGGCGGAGACCGGGATCGACCCCGAGCCGTCGACCACCGGTGGCACTTCCGACGCGCGTTTCCTGCGCGCCGTCTGCCCGGTGATCGAATT
- the yihA gene encoding ribosome biogenesis GTP-binding protein YihA/YsxC, whose product MDEEELLTLEKRANKLFSGRVEFLLSAPQLKFLPEPDVPEIAFCGRSNVGKSSLLNALTGRKAIARASVTPGRTQELNFFEVGDPTLFRLVDMPGYGFAKAPVKVVEKWKELVRTYLRGRPALARTLVLVDARHGPKDVDREMMKMLDQAAVGYRVVLTKADKMKASELEKVVAATEAEARKHVAAYPEVHVTSSEKGMGIGALRAAVLADAGV is encoded by the coding sequence ATGGACGAGGAAGAGCTCCTCACGCTCGAAAAGCGGGCGAACAAGCTGTTCTCGGGCCGGGTGGAGTTTCTTCTCTCGGCTCCGCAGCTCAAATTCCTCCCCGAGCCCGACGTGCCGGAAATCGCGTTCTGCGGACGCTCCAACGTCGGCAAGAGCTCGCTGCTCAACGCGCTCACGGGGCGCAAGGCCATCGCACGCGCCTCAGTGACGCCAGGCCGCACGCAGGAACTGAACTTTTTCGAGGTCGGCGACCCCACCCTGTTCCGCCTCGTCGACATGCCCGGCTACGGCTTTGCCAAGGCACCGGTGAAGGTTGTCGAGAAATGGAAGGAACTGGTCCGCACTTACTTGCGTGGCCGCCCAGCGCTTGCCCGCACGCTGGTGCTGGTCGATGCGCGACACGGCCCCAAGGACGTCGACCGCGAGATGATGAAGATGCTCGACCAGGCGGCTGTCGGCTACCGCGTCGTGCTGACCAAGGCCGACAAGATGAAGGCGAGCGAGCTGGAAAAGGTCGTTGCTGCGACCGAGGCCGAGGCGCGCAAGCACGTCGCCGCCTATCCCGAGGTGCACGTCACCTCGAGCGAGAAGGGCATGGGCATCGGCGCTTTGCGGGCGGCTGTGCTGGCGGACGCCGGGGTCTGA
- the yidD gene encoding membrane protein insertion efficiency factor YidD, which translates to MKHVFIFIARLWQWGPSRILPPSCRYAPSCSQYAIEALGKYGAIKGGWLATKRIMRCHPWGGHGHDPVP; encoded by the coding sequence ATGAAGCATGTCTTTATCTTCATCGCCCGCCTGTGGCAGTGGGGTCCCAGCCGGATCCTGCCGCCCAGTTGCCGCTATGCGCCCTCGTGCAGCCAGTACGCGATCGAGGCACTGGGAAAATATGGCGCGATCAAGGGTGGATGGTTGGCGACTAAGCGTATAATGCGCTGCCACCCTTGGGGCGGACACGGCCATGACCCGGTGCCATAG
- the rpmH gene encoding 50S ribosomal protein L34: MKRTFQPSNLVRQRRHGFFARKATPGGRKVLRARRARGRKKLCA, encoded by the coding sequence ATGAAGCGGACTTTCCAGCCCTCGAACCTCGTGCGCCAGCGTCGCCACGGTTTCTTCGCGCGCAAGGCGACCCCGGGTGGCCGCAAGGTGCTTCGCGCCCGTCGCGCCCGCGGCCGCAAGAAGCTTTGCGCCTGA
- a CDS encoding glutathione S-transferase family protein, producing MKLVIGNKNYSSWSLRGWLAAKQSGLSFEEIIVPLFGENWEADRNDGQIRPSSGKVPLLWDGEVVVWDSLAIMEYLADKVGRDRFWPKDDTARGMARSMVAEMHSSFANLRGECPMNVRKRFDGFEPSEACKADILRILGLWAEARSRFGSGGPFLFGTFGAADVFFAPVVSRFITYQIPVPGFAISYMEAVWEHEWMQAWINAAEDEEWVIEQYETVG from the coding sequence ATGAAACTCGTGATCGGAAACAAGAATTATTCCAGCTGGAGCCTGCGCGGTTGGCTAGCGGCGAAGCAGTCGGGCCTGTCGTTCGAGGAAATCATCGTCCCGTTGTTCGGCGAGAACTGGGAAGCCGATCGCAATGACGGCCAGATCCGGCCTTCGTCCGGCAAGGTGCCGCTGCTGTGGGACGGCGAGGTCGTTGTCTGGGACAGCCTCGCGATCATGGAATATCTCGCTGACAAGGTCGGACGGGACCGCTTCTGGCCCAAGGATGACACGGCGCGCGGCATGGCGCGATCGATGGTCGCGGAAATGCACTCCTCCTTTGCCAATTTGCGCGGCGAGTGCCCGATGAACGTACGCAAGCGCTTCGACGGGTTCGAGCCGAGCGAGGCTTGCAAGGCAGACATCCTGCGCATCCTCGGCCTCTGGGCAGAAGCTCGCAGCCGCTTCGGCAGCGGCGGGCCGTTCCTGTTCGGCACTTTCGGCGCGGCCGACGTATTCTTTGCCCCCGTCGTGTCGCGGTTCATCACCTACCAGATCCCCGTACCGGGCTTTGCCATCTCCTACATGGAAGCGGTGTGGGAACACGAATGGATGCAGGCCTGGATCAACGCGGCCGAGGACGAAGAATGGGTCATCGAACAATACGAAACAGTGGGCTGA
- a CDS encoding alpha/beta hydrolase, which translates to MLRIASLVCSVFGLALAAPASAQSLSIMTVPVVLAAQPLAQLAVEDARRIGVVRDTAGADFTNLRFAIPGRSEFAPVPATARPAVDRSFRDYRRGIARFGPFLVLDSRRVALVDETGHDTPAVFAAMRRAFPDLVQVDMVECPGTRDDKANMELGRMIRAAHMVTHVPPIGSVRSGAVELFLAGVERDIADGAEFAVHSWMDEYGREAGDFGENAPENLKYISYYREMGMGERQARAFYAFTNSVPHAEALWLEAQDMRRWAAPAPAQAVVEPPAQQAPKLAYSDMTFS; encoded by the coding sequence ATGCTTCGAATAGCCAGCCTTGTCTGCTCGGTTTTCGGCCTCGCGCTTGCCGCTCCGGCGAGCGCGCAGTCGCTGAGCATCATGACTGTGCCGGTGGTACTGGCTGCGCAACCGCTGGCCCAGTTGGCCGTGGAGGATGCGCGCCGGATCGGGGTGGTTCGCGATACGGCGGGTGCCGATTTCACGAACCTGCGCTTCGCCATTCCGGGTCGAAGCGAATTCGCACCTGTTCCCGCCACCGCCCGTCCGGCGGTCGATCGCAGTTTTCGCGATTATCGGCGGGGCATCGCCCGCTTCGGTCCCTTCCTCGTCCTCGATTCGCGTCGAGTCGCGCTGGTTGACGAGACGGGGCACGACACGCCCGCCGTCTTTGCCGCCATGCGCCGTGCCTTTCCCGACCTGGTCCAGGTCGACATGGTCGAGTGCCCGGGTACGCGCGACGACAAGGCCAACATGGAACTCGGACGGATGATCCGTGCCGCGCATATGGTCACGCACGTCCCGCCGATCGGTTCGGTCCGGTCCGGCGCGGTAGAGTTGTTCCTCGCCGGTGTTGAGCGCGACATTGCCGACGGGGCAGAGTTCGCGGTGCATAGCTGGATGGACGAATACGGACGCGAAGCTGGCGATTTCGGCGAAAACGCACCAGAGAACCTCAAGTACATCTCTTATTATCGCGAGATGGGAATGGGCGAGCGGCAGGCGCGCGCATTCTACGCCTTTACCAACTCGGTGCCCCATGCCGAGGCACTGTGGCTCGAGGCGCAGGACATGCGCCGCTGGGCTGCGCCCGCTCCGGCACAGGCGGTGGTGGAACCGCCCGCACAGCAGGCACCCAAACTGGCCTATTCCGACATGACTTTCTCTTGA
- the rnpA gene encoding ribonuclease P protein component: MHPSLSVIRKRSDFLAANRGLRVARPGFVLLANPNGGKGKRFGITVTKKIGNAVVRNRMKRRFRELLWAALPEQGLPDHDHILIGREGGVERDFATLKDELSAALARASEGKGDRPRPPRHQRSRRA; this comes from the coding sequence ATGCACCCGAGCCTATCCGTGATCCGCAAGCGCAGCGACTTCCTCGCCGCGAATCGGGGCCTCAGGGTCGCGCGACCGGGATTCGTGCTGCTCGCCAACCCGAACGGCGGGAAGGGCAAGCGCTTCGGGATCACTGTGACGAAGAAAATCGGCAACGCCGTCGTGCGCAACCGGATGAAGCGACGCTTCCGCGAATTGCTGTGGGCAGCGCTGCCCGAGCAAGGGTTGCCGGATCACGATCACATCCTGATCGGGCGCGAGGGCGGGGTAGAACGCGATTTCGCCACGCTGAAGGACGAACTGTCCGCAGCGCTCGCCCGTGCGAGCGAGGGCAAGGGCGATCGCCCGCGTCCGCCTCGCCACCAGAGGAGCCGCCGCGCATGA
- a CDS encoding S1/P1 nuclease, producing MGHRTIRNSGLNVIAAAAALVIPAQAQAWGFYAHNVTAEIALENVKPETRVKIAKLLRAAPQLGTPGCALRTLGDASTWPDCLRGESWRWGYTFAWHYQTEPVTQDYDVRKNCSGGNCVSAQIERNQRILADEGLPDNVRLEALAFLVHFIGDIHMPLHSGDFEDRGGNDRVTDYGIVPSLNLHWIWDGPLAERAITSAQPSLVRRYSETERAELGGGDAAVWGRESWEIAKGFVYPEAFDCEPCEGALPKETALTQDDIERAIPISQRRVTQAGIRMAEYLDAAFAPGPLPEPQRN from the coding sequence ATGGGTCATCGAACAATACGAAACAGTGGGCTGAACGTAATTGCGGCGGCGGCTGCGCTCGTTATTCCCGCGCAGGCGCAGGCCTGGGGTTTCTATGCGCACAACGTCACCGCCGAAATCGCGCTCGAGAATGTGAAACCCGAAACGCGGGTGAAGATTGCGAAGCTGCTGCGCGCGGCGCCGCAACTGGGAACGCCGGGGTGCGCGCTCAGGACGCTGGGCGATGCCTCGACCTGGCCCGATTGCCTGCGCGGCGAGAGCTGGCGCTGGGGCTATACCTTCGCCTGGCACTACCAGACCGAGCCGGTCACGCAGGACTATGACGTGCGCAAGAACTGCAGCGGCGGCAATTGCGTCTCCGCTCAGATCGAACGCAACCAGCGCATCCTCGCCGACGAGGGCCTGCCCGACAACGTCCGGCTGGAGGCGCTGGCCTTTCTCGTCCACTTCATCGGCGACATTCACATGCCGCTGCACTCGGGCGATTTCGAGGATCGTGGCGGCAACGACCGGGTGACCGATTACGGCATCGTGCCGAGCCTCAACCTCCACTGGATTTGGGATGGCCCACTGGCAGAGCGTGCCATCACCAGTGCGCAACCCTCGCTCGTCCGGCGCTATTCGGAAACCGAACGGGCTGAGCTCGGCGGCGGCGACGCGGCGGTATGGGGGCGCGAAAGCTGGGAAATCGCCAAGGGGTTTGTCTATCCCGAGGCCTTCGACTGCGAACCTTGCGAAGGCGCTTTGCCGAAGGAAACGGCGCTCACGCAGGACGATATCGAGCGCGCCATTCCCATCTCGCAACGCCGCGTGACGCAGGCAGGCATCCGCATGGCCGAATATCTCGATGCGGCCTTTGCGCCCGGCCCCTTGCCGGAACCGCAGCGCAACTAG
- a CDS encoding cupin domain-containing protein, translating to MPKLDLDAIPQTNATGYPAPFDAEVQGRWYRRLAPVAGLTRMGASHVTLEPGAYSSQRHWHRLEDELLVMLDGEAVLIEDEGETVIRPGDVLAWAAGVENGHRLHNRTDQPCIFVAISAGDDDDSGEYPDIDMVFDAEGYARKDGTRYPTKRLP from the coding sequence ATGCCCAAGCTCGATCTCGATGCCATCCCCCAGACCAATGCGACGGGTTATCCCGCGCCATTCGATGCCGAGGTCCAGGGACGCTGGTATCGCCGCCTCGCCCCTGTCGCCGGGCTGACCCGAATGGGTGCGAGCCATGTCACGCTCGAGCCGGGCGCCTACTCGTCGCAGCGACACTGGCACCGGCTCGAGGACGAGTTGCTGGTCATGCTCGACGGCGAAGCGGTGCTGATCGAAGACGAGGGCGAGACCGTGATCCGTCCGGGCGACGTGCTGGCGTGGGCAGCCGGAGTCGAGAACGGCCATCGCCTCCACAACCGAACCGACCAGCCGTGCATCTTCGTCGCCATCAGCGCGGGGGATGATGACGATTCGGGCGAATATCCCGATATCGACATGGTCTTCGACGCCGAAGGCTACGCCCGCAAGGACGGCACGCGCTATCCGACAAAACGACTGCCCTAG
- a CDS encoding 23S rRNA (adenine(2030)-N(6))-methyltransferase RlmJ — protein sequence MNYRHSFHAGNSADVVKHSLLIALVRALQQKPSALTIMDTHAGCGIYDLHGNQAKRTGEAAQGVLRAFADASPLLDDYRATVQAVNLGPEPRLYPGSPRILAQLLREQDVLILNEKHPEDAKALRAAMRDTSAAVHQRDAYELWLAMLPTRTPRGVVVVDPPYEQTDERARITDTLAAARRKWAHGVTVIWYPLKDRATHVRWKQQLRRLGIPKLMSIEHWLYDAEQPGIYNGAGLFIVNPPYAFTQTLPPLLEALRVTLAPEGQRGEISFEWLGN from the coding sequence ATGAACTACCGCCACTCATTCCATGCCGGAAACAGCGCCGATGTCGTGAAGCACAGCCTGCTGATCGCCCTCGTGCGGGCGCTGCAGCAAAAGCCGAGTGCGCTGACGATCATGGACACCCACGCCGGCTGCGGGATTTACGATCTTCACGGCAACCAGGCGAAACGCACCGGCGAGGCAGCGCAAGGCGTATTGCGAGCCTTTGCCGATGCGAGCCCCTTGCTCGACGACTATCGCGCTACGGTACAGGCGGTGAACCTCGGGCCGGAGCCGCGGCTCTATCCCGGTAGCCCGCGCATTCTGGCGCAGCTCTTGCGTGAGCAGGATGTCCTGATCCTCAACGAGAAGCATCCGGAGGATGCCAAGGCGCTGCGTGCCGCGATGCGGGACACGTCCGCCGCGGTGCATCAGCGCGACGCGTATGAGCTGTGGCTGGCAATGCTGCCGACCCGGACGCCGCGCGGTGTGGTGGTGGTCGACCCGCCCTACGAACAGACGGACGAACGCGCACGGATCACGGACACGCTTGCCGCTGCCCGGCGCAAATGGGCGCATGGGGTGACGGTGATCTGGTATCCGCTGAAGGATCGCGCCACGCATGTGCGGTGGAAGCAGCAGCTGCGCCGGCTGGGCATACCCAAATTGATGAGCATCGAGCATTGGCTGTATGATGCGGAGCAGCCTGGCATTTATAACGGCGCAGGTCTCTTCATCGTCAATCCGCCCTACGCCTTCACGCAGACGCTGCCGCCTCTGCTTGAAGCCCTCCGTGTTACGCTTGCCCCGGAAGGGCAGAGGGGAGAGATCAGCTTCGAGTGGCTCGGCAATTGA
- a CDS encoding pseudouridine synthase translates to MSRLLLFNKPFGVLSQFTDRGSPTMRATLSDFIAVKGVYPAGRLDRDSEGLLLLTDDGRLQARIADPRFKLPKTYLVQVEGDPQEPELERLRQGVRLKDGMTLPAEVACIDAPDLWPRDPPIRQRKSIPDSWLKITVREGRNRQVRRMTAAVGLPTLRLVRWSIGDWTVEGIAPGQFEEIFV, encoded by the coding sequence ATGTCCCGGCTGCTCCTGTTCAACAAACCTTTCGGCGTCCTGTCTCAGTTCACTGACCGCGGATCGCCGACGATGCGCGCGACATTGTCGGACTTCATTGCGGTGAAGGGCGTCTACCCAGCCGGGAGGCTCGATCGGGACAGCGAGGGACTACTGCTGCTTACGGACGACGGGCGGCTGCAGGCGCGCATTGCCGATCCGCGGTTCAAGCTGCCGAAGACCTACCTCGTACAGGTCGAAGGCGATCCGCAGGAACCGGAACTGGAGCGTTTGCGGCAAGGCGTCCGTCTCAAGGACGGCATGACACTGCCGGCAGAGGTCGCATGCATCGACGCACCGGATCTGTGGCCACGCGATCCGCCGATACGCCAGCGCAAGTCCATTCCCGATAGCTGGCTCAAGATCACCGTCCGCGAAGGGCGTAACCGGCAGGTGCGGCGTATGACGGCGGCTGTTGGGCTGCCCACCCTGAGGCTGGTGCGCTGGTCGATCGGTGACTGGACGGTCGAAGGGATCGCGCCGGGACAATTCGAGGAAATTTTCGTCTAG